In the genome of Populus trichocarpa isolate Nisqually-1 chromosome 6, P.trichocarpa_v4.1, whole genome shotgun sequence, one region contains:
- the LOC18099962 gene encoding uncharacterized protein LOC18099962: MKSVVGMVVSNKMQKSVVVAVDRLFHHKLYNRYVKRTSKFMAHDENNLCNIGDRVRLDPSRPLSKRKNWVVAEILKKARIYVPPSAADNAASKTKGAEAPTSSTS, from the exons atgAAGTCTGTGGTGGGGATGGTGGTGTCGAACAAGATGCAGAAGTCAGTGGTGGTGGCGGTGGACAGGCTGTTCCACCACAAACTCTACAATCGATACGTCAAGCGGACCTCCAAGTTCATGGCTCACGACGAAAACAACCTCTGCAATATCGGCGATCGA GTTAGATTGGATCCTTCGAGGCCGTTAAGCAAACGGAAAAATTGGGTTGTTGCTGAAATTCTCAAGAAAGCAAGGATATATGTGCCACCATCAGCAGCAGATAATGCTGCTTCGAAAACTAAAGGGGCGGAAGCACCAACTTCTTCGACCTCCTAA
- the LOC18099963 gene encoding 3-ketoacyl-CoA synthase 15, whose amino-acid sequence MHKEPAYFSLLLHTPFTSHAVRAYVVFPSTLLVSPALLGFIKLLPMAGEQELLSTEIVNRGIENSGPYAGSLNFSVRVRRGLPDFLNSVNLKYVKLGYSYLLSPVFYFLTAPVLMVIFSAQIGKLFIWQDFCPKCDPIDALFIVGLLSLIIYIYLYLSPRSTYLVDFACYRPPNELKISKDEFIELAKKSGKFNGAAIEFQRRALKNSGIGDETYMPRIVFQPGHKITLKDGREEAAMVMFGAVDDLLAATKIRPKDIKILIVNCGILNTTPSLSSMVINHYKLRHDIQNFNLGGMGCAAGIIAIDLAKDLLNAYPGCYALVVSTEAVSYTWYSGNDMDMLLPNCFFRLGAAAMLLSSCRLDRWRSKYELKTLVRTHKGMDNRSFKSIHLREDAERKQGLSVSKDLVEVGGHALKANITTLGPLVLPVSEQVHFFTNLLFKKKNRPYIPNYKLAFEHVCILATSKKVLDEIQKNLELTEEYMEASKKTLEQFGNTSSSSVWYELAYLETNTRIKRGDRIWQLAFGSGFKCNSVVWKALGNVGKPKRSPWIQDSN is encoded by the exons ATGCACAAAGAGCCTGCCTATTTTT CCCTCCTTCTTCACACCCCTTTCACCTCCCATGCTGTCCGGGCTTACGTTGTTTTTCCTTCAACCCTCTTGGTCTCTCCAGCGTTACTTGGTTTCATAAAACTGCTTCCCATGGCAGGAGAGCAGGAGTTATTGTCCACTGAAATTGTGAACCGGGGCATAGAGAATTCAGGCCCATATGCTGGATCTTTGAATTTCTCTGTCAGGGTTCGACGAGGATTGCCGGATTTCCTCAACTCGGTTAACTTGAAATATGTCAAGCTGGGATATTCCTATCTCCTTAGCCCTGTCTTTTATTTCCTAACAGCACCAGTTCTCATGGTGATCTTCAGTGCTCAGATTGGAAAGCTCTTCATCTGGCAAGATTTCTGTCCAAAATGTGACCCCATTGATGCACTTTTCATTGTGGGATTGTTGAGTTTAATTATATacatttatctttatttaagCCCTCGGTCTACTTATTTAGTCGACTTCGCTTGTTATCGTCCACCAAATGAACTCAAG ATTTCGAAGGACGAATTCATCGAGTTGGCGAAGAAATCAGGCAAATTTAATGGTGCCGCCATAGAGTTTCAGCGCCGAGCTCTCAAGAATTCTGGCATTGGAGATGAGACCTACATGCCTAGAATAGTTTTTCAACCTGGGCACAAGATAACACTAAAGGATGGCCGTGAAGAGGCAGCAATGGTCATGTTTGGAGCAGTAGATGACCTTCTTGCCGCCACAAAAATAAGGCCCAAGGACATAAAAATTCTTATTGTCAACTGTGGGATCCTAAATACTACCCCGTCACTCTCATCAATGGTAATAAATCACTACAAGCTTAGGCATGATATTCAAAACTTCAATCTCGGTGGCATGGGATGTGCTGCTGGCATTATAGCTATTGATCTAGCTAAAGACCTTCTGAATGCATATCCTGGATGCTATGCACTGGTGGTGAGCACAGAAGCGGTGAGCTATACATGGTACAGTGGCAATGATATGGATATGCTCCTTCCTAATTGTTTCTTCAGACTTGGCGCAGCAGCCATGCTTCTATCCAGTTGCCGCCTTGACCGATGGCGATCTAAGTATGAACTGAAGACG CTAGTTCGAACTCACAAAGGCATGGACAACAGAAGCTTCAAAAGCATACATCTAAGGGAAGATGCAGAACGAAAGCAAGGTCTGTCAGTTAGCAAGGATCTGGTTGAGGTGGGAGGCCATGCACTCAAGGCCAACATCACCACTCTAGGCCCTTTAGTCCTTCCCGTGTCTGAACAAGTtcattttttcactaatttgctcttcaagaagaaaaacagaCCATACATTCCAAACTACAAGCTTGCTTTTGAGCATGTGTGCATCCTAGCAACTAGCAAAAAGGTGCTAGATGAAATACAGAAGAACTTGGAGCTTACAGAGGAATACATGGAGGCATCAAAGAAAACTTTGGAGCAATTTGGGAACACTTCGAGTAGCAGTGTCTGGTATGAACTCGCTTACTTGGAGACAAATACAAGGATCAAACGAGGTGATAGGATCTGGCAACTTGCTTTTGGTTCGGGGTTCAAGTGCAACAGTGTTGTTTGGAAGGCGCTTGGGAATGTTGGGAAGCCCAAGCGGAGTCCTTGGATTCAGGATTCTAACTGA
- the LOC7487236 gene encoding serine/threonine-protein kinase Aurora-3, whose amino-acid sequence MAEDNKKSEPRRRGWSIADFEIGKPLGRGKFGRVYVAREVKSKYIVALKVIFKEQIDKYNIHHQLKREMDIQTSLSHPNILRLYGWFHDDQRVFMILEYAHGGELFKELRKCGYLSEQKAATYVASLANALAYCHEKDVIHRDIKPENLLLDHEGRLKIADFGWSVQSRSKRHTMCGTLDYLAPEMVENKAHDYAVDNWTLGILCYEFLYGAPPFEAESQRDTFRRIVKVDLTFPSTPPVSAEAKNLITRLLVKDSSKRLSLQKILEHPWIIKNANPMGTCDN is encoded by the exons ATGGCAGAAGACAACAAAAAGTCAGAGCCGCGGCGAAGGGGATGGTCGATAGCCGACTTCGAGATCGGAAAACCCTTAGGGAGAGGGAAGTTCGGCCGGGTCTATGTAGCCAGGGAAGTGAAGAGCAAGTACATAGTGGCATTGAAGGTGATTTTCAAGGAACAAATCGACAAGTACAACATTCATCATCAATTGAAGAGGGAAATGGATATTCAAACCAGTCTCAGTCACCCTAACATTCTCCGTCTCTACGGTTGGTTTCACGATGACCAACGCGTCTTCATGATTCTTGAATACGCTCACGGCGGTGAACTTTTTAAAGAGCTTAGAAAGTGCGGTTATCTCTCTGAGCAAAAAGCCGCCACG TATGTTGCCAGTCTGGCGAATGCATTGGCGTATTGTCATGAGAAGGATGTGATTCACAGAGATATAAAGCCTGAAAATTTGTTGCTTGATCACGAG GGTCGACTGAAAATTGCGGATTTCGGGTGGTCTGTGCAATCGAGGAGCAAAAGACACACTATGTGTGGAACTTTGGATTACTTGGCACCGGAAATGGTGGAGAATAAGGCTCATGATTACGCTGTTGATAACTGGACTTTGGGAATTCTTTGTTATGAGTTCCTCTATGGGGCTCCTCCCTTTGAGGCTGAGAGTCAGCGTGATACGTTCAGAAG GATTGTGAAGGTTGATCTTACTTTTCCTTCCACTCCTCCTGTCTCTGCAGAAGCAAAGAACCTCATCACCcgg CTTTTGGTCAAGGACTCTTCAAAGAGGCTGTCTCTTCAGAAGATCTTGGAGCACCCATGGATAATCAAGAATGCAAATCCAATGGGCACCTGTGATAACTAG
- the LOC7487234 gene encoding ethylene-responsive transcription factor ERF015: protein METPSLWQADNVTVSPLPRAVCNIACHYHSSAPPKKVRQGRNSGTYRGVRMRTWGKWVSEIRVPKTGQRIWLGSYDAPEKAARAYDAAQYCIRGERGQFNFPAERRPQLPSGPVDALSKKEIKAIAFNFASSNASSVSPSVITPVEMVEPSLPNLQVSSATGNAGNVEGYVPASASVPDLCSIDNLQLDDLLMLDIEWIDSL from the exons ATGGAAACTCCAAGTCTATGGCAAGCTGACAACGTGACAGTATCTCCACTGCCACGTGCAGTTTGTAACATCGCGTGCCATTATCAT TCCTCTGCTCCTCCTAAGAAAGTTCGACAAGGGAGAAATTCGGGAACTTACAGGGGTGTCAGAATGAGGACATGGGGCAAATGGGTTTCTGAAATAAGGGTTCCGAAGACTGGACAAAGGATATGGCTGGGTTCTTATGATGCCCCAGAGAAAGCAGCTCGAGCATATGATGCTGCCCAGTATTGTATTCGTGGTGAACGTGGGCAATTCAATTTTCCTGCTGAAAGAAGGCCACAACTTCCTAGTGGTCCAGTAGATGCCTTGTCCAAGAAGGAAATAAAGGCTATTGCCTTTAACTTTGCTTCGTCAAATGCATCATCAGTGTCTCCCTCTGTGATAACTCCGGTGGAAATGGTTGAACCATCCTTGCCCAATTTGCAGGTTTCAAGTGCAACTGGAAATGCAGGTAATGTGGAGGGTTATGTTCCAGCTAGTGCGTCAGTACCAGATTTATGTTCAATAGACAATTTACAGTTGGATGATTTACTCATGCTGGACATAGAATGGATAGACTCCCTCTAG